A region of Paenibacillus sp. 37 DNA encodes the following proteins:
- a CDS encoding cold-shock protein: MQTGTVKWFNADKGFGFIETEEGTDVFVHFSAIQGEGYKSLDEGQRVQFEVTQGNRGPQAENVTKL, translated from the coding sequence ATGCAAACAGGTACAGTGAAATGGTTCAACGCGGATAAAGGATTCGGCTTTATCGAAACTGAAGAAGGAACAGACGTATTCGTTCATTTCAGTGCAATTCAAGGTGAAGGTTACAAATCTTTGGACGAAGGTCAACGCGTTCAATTTGAAGTAACTCAAGGTAACCGTGGACCACAAGCTGAGAACGTTACTAAACTTTAA
- a CDS encoding CotH kinase family protein: MNILLRKFAVTALSVTMVTSSFGLMACPNAAFAAESTATTASANVTQAYEPLFQTDNVIDVNVTIDDADWKSMLESPLDKDYKNVSVEVDGNKLDNVGFSTKGNLTLKVVASMEDSDRYSFRLKFDKYDKTQTLLGLDKMVLNNNYADPSYMREVLHYEALRSIGMDVPMTNYVNLYVNGELVGFYTGVEAVDDSYLERNYGEDYEEGVLYDTDEKSYLQYEEGSDYSTITKDLGTDKDKAKLKTFIQTLNEMPEGEKGDIESVLDVDSALQYIAGNMVFGNYDSYNGDKGHNYMLYSDADGKFTVVPWDFNMSFNGYSGGGGRGTTTGSTTTNTNATNVSVDEPVLGINMENVPMINNLLAVPEYKEKYLGYVNELTDYMEGIQNRITDVADEIRPYVEADPTKFYTTEQFESNIAYSANADAAGGMGGTPPAGFEGMTPPEGFEGMTPPTQPGATTGNGTTDATTGTGNTQTRPGGNFGGGGGGGMGSMAAGSLTTFALNRLANLQEQLGREVTPLPETSEETGSNTTSGTADKTITVTLDGKSITFPDQDPLQQSGRVMVPVNAILEAMGAEVTWDKTAKTVTAVLNDQTLVLKIGSSTATVNGETLEIDAPAIIQNSRTLVPVRFISEGLGLTVNWDQTAAQVSLTSK; this comes from the coding sequence TTGAATATACTATTACGAAAATTTGCAGTAACGGCATTGTCCGTGACGATGGTAACGTCATCTTTTGGCCTGATGGCATGTCCAAATGCGGCATTTGCCGCAGAGAGCACAGCGACAACCGCGAGTGCAAACGTAACGCAAGCGTATGAACCGTTGTTCCAGACGGACAACGTGATTGATGTGAATGTAACGATTGATGATGCAGACTGGAAGAGTATGCTCGAAAGTCCGCTGGATAAGGATTACAAGAATGTGAGTGTGGAAGTGGACGGCAACAAGCTGGACAACGTCGGTTTCTCCACTAAGGGGAACCTGACCCTGAAAGTCGTGGCCTCGATGGAGGATTCGGATCGATACAGCTTCAGACTGAAGTTTGATAAATATGACAAAACACAAACCCTGCTCGGACTGGACAAAATGGTGCTGAATAACAACTATGCTGATCCATCGTACATGCGTGAAGTTCTTCACTATGAGGCGCTGCGCAGCATTGGCATGGATGTACCGATGACAAACTACGTCAATCTGTATGTTAATGGCGAACTGGTCGGTTTCTATACCGGGGTTGAAGCCGTAGATGACAGTTACTTGGAGCGCAACTACGGTGAGGATTACGAAGAAGGCGTCCTCTACGATACGGATGAGAAGAGTTATCTTCAATATGAAGAGGGCAGTGACTACAGCACAATTACCAAAGATTTGGGTACGGATAAAGACAAAGCCAAACTCAAAACTTTTATCCAAACGCTGAACGAGATGCCAGAAGGTGAAAAAGGCGATATTGAAAGTGTGCTGGACGTGGATTCGGCGCTTCAATATATTGCAGGCAACATGGTTTTTGGCAACTATGACAGCTATAACGGCGACAAAGGGCACAACTACATGCTCTACAGTGATGCCGATGGCAAGTTCACCGTTGTTCCTTGGGACTTCAACATGTCTTTCAACGGGTACTCGGGTGGAGGCGGACGTGGCACAACGACCGGATCAACCACGACCAACACCAACGCGACAAACGTATCTGTGGACGAGCCGGTACTAGGCATTAACATGGAAAATGTACCGATGATTAACAACCTGCTTGCTGTGCCGGAGTATAAGGAAAAATATTTGGGCTACGTCAATGAACTGACGGACTATATGGAAGGCATTCAGAATCGTATTACTGACGTTGCCGATGAGATTCGTCCTTATGTGGAAGCAGATCCAACGAAATTTTATACGACAGAACAGTTTGAATCCAACATCGCTTATTCTGCAAATGCAGATGCGGCAGGTGGTATGGGCGGTACACCACCAGCAGGATTTGAAGGCATGACCCCACCTGAAGGTTTTGAAGGAATGACACCTCCAACTCAGCCGGGTGCTACAACTGGAAACGGTACAACAGATGCAACAACGGGTACAGGCAATACTCAGACACGCCCTGGTGGTAACTTTGGCGGCGGTGGGGGAGGAGGCATGGGGTCTATGGCAGCCGGATCACTGACGACATTTGCACTGAACCGTCTTGCGAATCTGCAAGAGCAACTTGGACGTGAAGTAACGCCTTTGCCTGAGACTTCGGAAGAGACAGGTTCGAATACCACATCCGGAACAGCCGACAAAACCATTACCGTAACACTCGATGGTAAATCGATCACATTCCCGGATCAGGACCCACTGCAGCAAAGTGGCCGAGTGATGGTGCCAGTGAACGCAATCCTCGAAGCAATGGGTGCAGAAGTGACTTGGGACAAAACGGCGAAGACGGTAACAGCGGTTCTGAATGACCAGACCCTTGTGCTCAAGATCGGAAGCAGCACCGCAACCGTAAATGGAGAGACACTCGAAATTGATGCACCAGCGATCATTCAAAACAGTCGCACACTCGTGCCTGTACGCTTCATCTCTGAAGGACTGGGACTTACCGTGAACTGGGATCAAACCGCTGCACAAGTAAGCCTTACATCCAAATAA
- a CDS encoding alpha/beta hydrolase fold domain-containing protein, which produces MRKKQVNKKQQLWRTDRSQRYNVRRLDYRAEGIQVNKLFKTWKKRVVLVAMSMILINGTIVPVHEVRAMEDAVPSSILKPTQEERENHPEPEGPELEIYAENFDDPDNFGSTGGIALRAPWLQEGGGGSKAKTSSSTTAPSLPNMIKMDGTDALALPLNLTGYGNIRLSYYTRASSYISGSVIIEWSKDDGASWTTLETFELPPGTPDMKNKEGNTLKSWTLGSEANNNSTVKIRFRTGDAMQANMYIDNVAIYGQAIPGITPAPSPVPPGEGNTEFTPPQGVTLYEDVEIGMAGGRAMYSSIAVPETAAAEPMPVMVYIHGGGWNHGDRKQALNSICNYVLKRGYIGVSLDYRLTPEAPFPAQIQDVKLAIRYLRAHAAQYNLDPSRIGVWGSSAGGHLAALLGTTGDLVAGDPVVLDTGVTAEVPDLEGSGGWPEYSDKVQAVADWYGPADFTTTFANNYSSVTALLGGHRALDVPEQARLAMPGSYASPDDPPFWIRHGDADGTIPYTDSVTFAGQLQSAGVPIVDMKVVPGQGHGFTGAASETANAEAWAFLDEHVKNRIVTEPIIFKSNPENTSPGDEEVDEEKPLIEKVIASKLPSDDAAIDSSKPDLNFNQATGSSTGLLSISSTSSTKKYVYFKFDMTGNEPEGDRYRLRIAAKKGTSNIDTKLSLYGLNETDWSESSLTWSNAPVQSLSEGSLLGTFQVTADRNGSPAVYEVDVTDVVKSRPDAGQVAFLLADAESTGVSVNVYTKEANGTSNPRPQLAVISLIEDGSDTQPPEWEQGAELEIRNWGTDFAELRWPAASDDTAVSAYRIYRDGVLLAEQDKQSARDSELTSGTSYTFQVRAIDEAGNISSPLLTDMITLAVPVSSLPVASVTASGSDGNLATNTLDNNSYTRWSVAGEGQWITFDLGQTQTVGYVGIGFYKGDVRKTFFEMESSVDGEQWTQVFNGESSGDTTEMQAFDIPDTSVRYVRITGHGNSDASIYTSLTDVHLYAPFAGGRTPVALIPYIVPQPPEGTMPFIAPGLTETDGTPHVVHAPHAVTGRTIDVREYGADPADNTSDDRPAIQAAIDEANEGDEVFLPNGVYNLLSGPDGTTNLILKSGVNLRGESREETVLLTSLDQVTSSAVLKASAQHSILVSNMTLTSSWSGSYTTDHQSNNPSAGGPDSLIHIANYGEVPSYDITIDGVIVEKFKRMAIRIEHSRDVVVKHATFRNATDLGPGGSGYGISIQGTAKTDRRGFDNDTLWNVVEDSTFEGPYLRHGALIQFVAHNNVLRGNTFNGTKLDAIDLHGELEYLNEISGNVIMDVLTGAGIGLGNTGGSAPSNHSKSGNGNYIHDNTIKNSRIGISVMMGTPDTLIEDNLIENTTTIADAAGIKVLNGPGTVIRGNVIRNNTASGYWGVRLERDKGDAGAGNIGEGNPENVLIENNRIEGNANGIGLFAGVGILLKANILNNVNEDYYQAEGVTVIEL; this is translated from the coding sequence GTGCGGAAGAAACAAGTCAACAAGAAGCAGCAGCTCTGGAGAACGGACAGATCGCAAAGGTATAACGTCAGAAGATTGGACTACCGTGCGGAGGGGATACAAGTGAATAAATTGTTCAAAACGTGGAAAAAGCGCGTTGTCCTTGTTGCCATGTCTATGATTCTCATTAACGGCACCATCGTTCCCGTGCATGAAGTTCGGGCGATGGAAGATGCTGTTCCTAGCTCTATTCTCAAACCTACACAGGAAGAAAGAGAAAATCACCCGGAACCGGAGGGCCCGGAGCTGGAGATTTACGCGGAAAACTTTGATGACCCGGATAATTTTGGCTCTACAGGCGGAATTGCATTGAGAGCTCCCTGGCTCCAGGAAGGGGGAGGAGGAAGCAAGGCCAAGACGTCATCTTCCACAACTGCTCCCTCGCTGCCCAATATGATCAAGATGGACGGAACCGATGCGCTTGCACTGCCTCTAAACTTGACTGGATACGGAAATATACGGCTGAGCTACTACACGCGTGCTTCCTCCTATATAAGTGGAAGTGTGATTATCGAATGGTCGAAGGACGATGGCGCATCATGGACGACGCTGGAGACGTTCGAACTTCCCCCAGGCACTCCAGACATGAAGAACAAGGAAGGCAATACGCTAAAAAGCTGGACGCTGGGTTCGGAAGCGAACAATAATAGCACGGTTAAAATTAGATTTCGGACAGGAGATGCCATGCAGGCCAACATGTATATCGACAATGTTGCCATTTACGGTCAGGCTATTCCCGGAATAACGCCTGCCCCCTCCCCAGTGCCGCCTGGAGAAGGGAATACTGAATTTACGCCACCCCAAGGAGTGACTTTGTACGAGGATGTGGAGATCGGCATGGCTGGTGGGCGGGCGATGTATTCATCCATTGCCGTTCCCGAGACAGCGGCAGCTGAACCGATGCCAGTCATGGTCTATATCCATGGAGGTGGATGGAATCACGGGGACCGGAAGCAGGCACTGAACTCCATATGCAATTATGTACTCAAACGTGGTTACATCGGTGTATCTCTGGACTACCGGCTGACACCGGAGGCGCCTTTCCCTGCCCAGATTCAGGATGTCAAACTTGCTATCCGATATTTGCGGGCCCATGCCGCCCAGTACAATCTGGACCCAAGTCGTATCGGCGTCTGGGGATCATCTGCGGGCGGTCACCTGGCCGCATTACTCGGGACCACGGGGGACTTGGTCGCTGGTGATCCCGTCGTGCTTGATACAGGAGTCACGGCAGAGGTACCAGATCTCGAAGGTTCTGGCGGATGGCCTGAATATTCCGACAAAGTGCAGGCGGTTGCCGACTGGTACGGACCCGCTGATTTTACGACGACATTTGCCAATAATTATAGCTCGGTCACGGCTCTGCTTGGCGGTCATCGCGCATTGGATGTACCGGAACAGGCCAGACTTGCCATGCCGGGCTCCTATGCTTCACCGGATGATCCACCGTTCTGGATACGGCACGGTGATGCTGACGGTACCATTCCCTATACCGACAGTGTTACCTTCGCGGGACAGCTTCAATCTGCGGGTGTGCCGATTGTGGATATGAAAGTCGTACCCGGTCAGGGACATGGATTTACAGGGGCGGCTTCCGAGACTGCGAATGCAGAGGCATGGGCCTTCCTGGATGAACATGTGAAGAACCGGATCGTTACGGAGCCAATAATTTTCAAAAGCAATCCCGAAAACACTTCGCCTGGAGATGAAGAAGTGGATGAAGAAAAACCGTTGATTGAAAAGGTCATCGCCAGTAAGCTGCCAAGCGACGATGCGGCGATTGACAGCAGCAAGCCTGACCTGAATTTCAATCAGGCCACGGGCTCCAGCACCGGATTACTAAGCATCTCTTCCACTTCATCGACCAAGAAATATGTGTACTTCAAATTTGATATGACTGGAAATGAGCCGGAAGGAGATCGGTATCGATTGCGGATTGCCGCCAAGAAAGGCACATCAAATATCGATACCAAGTTGTCTCTGTACGGTTTGAATGAAACAGACTGGAGCGAATCATCGTTAACCTGGTCGAATGCTCCGGTCCAAAGTCTGAGCGAAGGTTCATTGCTGGGCACTTTCCAGGTTACGGCAGATCGGAATGGAAGCCCGGCCGTCTATGAAGTGGATGTAACCGATGTTGTGAAGAGTCGTCCAGATGCGGGGCAGGTTGCATTTTTGCTTGCGGATGCGGAATCAACGGGTGTTTCCGTGAACGTATACACCAAGGAAGCGAACGGAACGAGCAATCCGCGTCCACAGTTAGCAGTCATCTCACTGATTGAAGATGGAAGTGACACACAGCCACCCGAATGGGAGCAGGGGGCTGAGCTTGAGATTCGCAACTGGGGGACGGATTTTGCGGAACTGAGATGGCCAGCGGCCAGCGATGATACGGCTGTATCTGCCTATCGGATCTATCGGGATGGAGTTTTGCTGGCTGAACAAGATAAACAATCAGCTCGTGACAGCGAACTTACAAGTGGAACATCGTACACGTTTCAAGTGAGGGCAATTGATGAGGCCGGGAATATCAGCAGTCCTTTATTAACCGATATGATCACCCTTGCGGTTCCGGTATCGTCCCTGCCTGTGGCTTCCGTCACGGCAAGTGGCAGCGACGGCAACCTGGCGACCAATACTCTCGACAATAACAGCTATACACGCTGGTCTGTTGCCGGAGAGGGGCAATGGATTACATTTGATCTGGGGCAGACGCAGACAGTGGGTTATGTTGGGATTGGTTTTTACAAAGGGGATGTCCGAAAGACCTTTTTTGAGATGGAATCGTCTGTTGACGGTGAGCAGTGGACCCAGGTATTCAACGGCGAAAGCAGTGGGGATACAACCGAAATGCAGGCATTTGATATCCCAGACACTTCTGTACGTTATGTACGGATCACCGGGCATGGCAATTCCGATGCAAGTATTTACACAAGTCTGACCGATGTGCATCTGTATGCCCCTTTTGCAGGGGGACGGACACCTGTGGCTCTGATCCCATACATCGTTCCACAACCACCTGAAGGGACGATGCCCTTTATCGCCCCAGGTCTGACGGAAACAGATGGCACACCACATGTTGTCCATGCTCCACATGCCGTGACCGGACGTACAATTGATGTACGCGAATATGGAGCAGATCCTGCCGACAACACGAGTGATGACCGACCAGCAATACAGGCCGCCATTGATGAGGCTAACGAGGGTGATGAAGTGTTCTTACCCAATGGAGTGTACAATTTGTTATCCGGGCCGGATGGAACCACCAACCTGATACTCAAATCCGGGGTGAATCTGAGAGGGGAGAGCCGTGAAGAAACCGTGCTCCTGACTTCGCTGGATCAGGTGACGAGCAGTGCCGTTCTGAAGGCATCGGCTCAGCACAGCATTCTCGTATCCAACATGACCCTAACTTCGTCCTGGTCCGGCAGCTACACGACTGATCATCAATCCAATAATCCCTCCGCAGGGGGGCCGGATAGTCTGATTCATATTGCCAATTATGGCGAGGTACCATCGTATGACATTACGATTGACGGCGTAATTGTGGAAAAGTTCAAACGAATGGCTATCCGAATTGAGCACAGCCGCGATGTTGTTGTGAAGCATGCAACCTTCCGCAATGCAACAGATCTGGGCCCTGGAGGTTCAGGTTACGGAATTTCGATTCAGGGAACGGCCAAGACCGATCGACGCGGCTTTGACAATGATACGTTATGGAATGTGGTGGAGGACAGTACATTTGAAGGTCCTTATCTCAGACATGGAGCACTGATTCAGTTTGTGGCTCACAATAACGTGTTACGCGGCAATACATTTAATGGAACCAAGCTGGATGCCATCGATCTTCATGGTGAACTTGAGTATTTAAATGAAATCTCCGGCAATGTCATTATGGATGTGCTGACAGGTGCAGGGATTGGGCTTGGCAATACAGGGGGTTCAGCGCCCAGCAACCACAGCAAGTCTGGCAATGGGAACTACATTCATGACAACACAATCAAGAACAGTCGAATCGGTATTTCGGTGATGATGGGTACCCCCGATACTCTAATTGAGGATAATCTCATCGAGAATACAACCACGATTGCAGATGCGGCTGGAATCAAAGTATTGAATGGACCGGGTACGGTGATTCGAGGCAATGTGATTCGTAACAATACTGCCAGTGGATACTGGGGCGTACGGCTTGAGCGCGACAAAGGCGATGCTGGAGCTGGCAATATTGGCGAAGGGAATCCCGAGAATGTGTTGATTGAAAATAACCGAATCGAAGGGAATGCGAATGGAATCGGACTGTTTGCCGGAGTCGGTATTCTGCTAAAGGCTAACATTCTAAACAATGTGAATGAGGACTACTACCAAGCAGAAGGAGTGACCGTTATCGAATTATAA
- a CDS encoding response regulator: MYRVLLVDDEEDVREGLVVEVDWEALDLRIVGLAENGREALEMAERVEPDIVVTDISMPFMNGLELAQRLRKRNPLVKVVILTGYDEFDYARQAISLSVDEYLLKPFSAGHLTELLTRLRAQMAAEVAEREDVQQLREHYHTSLPLLQADLMATLLHRQKSSTYIHSKAKQCGLDLTGERYGVSVLTLHMDGDVQKEKPEGVFSEPPQRHNKTTSEVADQSEIFVSGGSLRQSEDAELKRFAALNIAAEVWAEHGAGHAFMHQETIVLLYVDRTGGTDGAKRQQKALENVMRSINHYLRIPATVGSGQIVDTLADVNHAYEDALLALDYRLVPGTDSIIYIADVERQTAGKLRFDELKQQTLTRCLKAGTQVELEEALAIIFGEITVEHGRSDIQLYLIEVLTTVWKAAQASGEEMEDIFGAGFQLYADLFRLPGLTEAQKKVQEVCLLVQHRIASGRQHVYKDIVEQALVFTKEHYADPDLSIQKVCGHLHISSGYFCGIFKKEVQLTFLQYLMQIRMEAARELLRSTELKSFEIAEQVGFAEPNYFSFCFKKHIGVSPKEYRKQASQAASEGSLR, encoded by the coding sequence GTGTACCGGGTACTGCTGGTGGATGATGAAGAAGATGTGCGTGAAGGACTTGTTGTAGAGGTCGATTGGGAAGCGCTCGATCTGCGGATTGTCGGTTTGGCTGAGAATGGGCGGGAAGCATTGGAGATGGCGGAGCGGGTAGAGCCGGACATTGTGGTGACCGATATCAGCATGCCATTCATGAATGGTTTGGAACTCGCACAAAGATTAAGGAAGCGTAATCCTCTCGTGAAGGTGGTCATTTTGACTGGATATGATGAATTTGATTATGCGAGGCAAGCCATCTCGTTAAGTGTGGACGAATATCTACTGAAGCCGTTCTCGGCAGGACATCTCACAGAACTGCTCACAAGACTGCGCGCCCAGATGGCGGCTGAAGTGGCTGAGCGTGAAGATGTACAACAGCTGCGTGAGCACTATCACACCAGCCTGCCGTTACTGCAGGCAGATCTGATGGCGACCTTGCTCCATCGGCAAAAATCCTCTACATATATTCATAGTAAAGCCAAACAATGCGGATTGGATCTGACAGGAGAACGTTATGGGGTGTCCGTATTGACACTGCATATGGATGGAGATGTACAGAAAGAGAAACCTGAGGGAGTATTCAGCGAGCCCCCACAACGACATAACAAAACAACATCCGAGGTAGCGGATCAGTCTGAGATATTCGTTTCCGGAGGTTCCTTGCGTCAATCTGAGGATGCTGAACTGAAACGCTTTGCTGCACTTAACATTGCGGCAGAGGTTTGGGCGGAGCATGGGGCTGGTCATGCCTTTATGCATCAGGAGACGATTGTCCTGCTCTATGTGGATCGTACGGGCGGTACAGATGGAGCGAAGCGGCAGCAGAAAGCATTGGAAAATGTGATGCGCAGCATCAACCACTATTTACGTATCCCGGCTACGGTGGGCTCTGGACAGATTGTGGATACACTCGCGGATGTGAATCATGCCTATGAAGATGCCCTGCTGGCGTTGGATTATCGGCTTGTGCCCGGGACGGATTCAATCATATATATCGCGGATGTAGAGCGGCAGACGGCTGGCAAGCTGCGGTTCGACGAGTTGAAGCAGCAGACGCTGACACGTTGCCTGAAGGCGGGTACACAAGTGGAGCTGGAGGAAGCACTTGCGATCATTTTCGGGGAAATTACAGTGGAACACGGACGAAGTGATATTCAGCTCTATTTAATTGAAGTATTAACAACAGTATGGAAGGCAGCACAGGCATCAGGGGAGGAGATGGAAGACATCTTTGGTGCAGGGTTCCAGTTGTATGCGGATTTGTTCCGACTGCCGGGTCTTACTGAGGCACAGAAGAAGGTACAGGAGGTCTGTCTACTCGTACAACATCGCATTGCCAGCGGACGGCAGCATGTATATAAGGATATTGTCGAGCAGGCGTTGGTCTTCACGAAAGAGCATTATGCCGACCCTGACCTGTCCATTCAGAAGGTGTGCGGGCATTTGCATATCAGCTCCGGTTATTTTTGTGGCATTTTCAAAAAAGAAGTGCAACTTACCTTCCTGCAGTACCTGATGCAGATCCGAATGGAGGCAGCGCGGGAACTGCTTCGCTCGACAGAGCTGAAGTCATTTGAGATTGCGGAGCAGGTTGGCTTTGCCGAACCCAATTACTTCAGTTTTTGTTTCAAAAAACATATTGGCGTCTCGCCCAAAGAATATCGTAAACAGGCTTCCCAGGCTGCAAGTGAGGGTTCACTCCGATGA
- a CDS encoding tyrosine-type recombinase/integrase → MNQSSGVSVQREPTVEEFLHMLAKEGELHPKTVKEYASDLKHFIEWYKESTMLSEEFSLRIEDVDTSTLVSYREDAHKVMLLKPATINRRLITLKRFFKWAVLESRLSHDPSKPLKFIPEDKVSPRRMTFEEEQAFLAAVEYGNSLRDQTILTLMFHTGLRTMEVCNLKPHDIELGRRSGHLTVRADKRNVQRKIPLNIQCVVMLNEYLSDLDNDPAYLFPSEKTNDRLTERALRHLIKKVMITAGLEGLSSHDLRHRFGYAMAEHTPLHRLAEIMGHTNPDTTMIYFKTLSTNHRKEQE, encoded by the coding sequence ATGAATCAGTCATCAGGGGTTTCGGTGCAGCGGGAACCGACAGTAGAGGAATTTTTACATATGCTTGCTAAAGAGGGAGAATTGCATCCCAAAACCGTGAAGGAATATGCAAGTGATCTGAAACACTTTATCGAATGGTACAAGGAAAGCACCATGCTCAGCGAAGAGTTCTCACTGCGAATTGAAGATGTGGATACATCCACTTTAGTCAGTTATCGTGAAGATGCTCACAAAGTTATGTTATTGAAACCAGCCACCATTAACCGGAGGTTGATTACGCTGAAGCGTTTTTTCAAATGGGCTGTCTTGGAATCCAGGCTCAGTCATGACCCTTCCAAACCATTAAAATTCATTCCGGAAGACAAAGTAAGTCCACGTCGAATGACATTTGAAGAAGAGCAGGCATTCCTCGCGGCAGTGGAGTATGGTAATTCCCTTCGTGATCAGACCATCCTGACCCTTATGTTTCACACAGGCTTGCGAACGATGGAGGTATGCAACCTCAAGCCTCATGATATCGAACTTGGTAGACGAAGCGGTCACCTGACAGTGAGAGCCGATAAACGCAACGTGCAACGTAAGATCCCTTTGAATATACAATGTGTTGTCATGTTGAATGAGTACTTATCTGATCTTGATAACGATCCTGCTTACCTTTTTCCTTCCGAGAAGACAAATGATCGTTTAACGGAGAGAGCACTGCGCCACCTGATTAAAAAAGTAATGATAACAGCAGGGCTGGAAGGACTGAGTTCACACGACCTGCGTCATCGTTTTGGCTACGCCATGGCCGAGCATACGCCTCTGCACCGTTTGGCCGAGATAATGGGACACACCAACCCAGATACAACAATGATTTATTTTAAAACATTAAGTACGAATCATCGTAAAGAACAAGAATAA
- a CDS encoding HU family DNA-binding protein — MDKEQLITEVAKAGGFSKKNAEKAVTVVLDSILEALKEGKEVQLVGFGKFEVQKREARTGKSRKTGKEIQLPAGKVPVFTAGLSMKEALN, encoded by the coding sequence ATGGATAAAGAACAATTGATCACAGAAGTAGCCAAGGCTGGCGGTTTCTCCAAGAAGAATGCTGAAAAAGCTGTAACCGTTGTATTGGATTCGATTCTCGAAGCTCTCAAAGAAGGCAAAGAAGTTCAACTGGTTGGATTCGGGAAATTTGAAGTACAGAAACGTGAGGCAAGAACGGGAAAAAGCCGGAAAACAGGCAAAGAAATTCAACTACCTGCAGGTAAAGTTCCTGTATTCACAGCAGGTTTAAGCATGAAAGAAGCTTTAAATTAA
- a CDS encoding Vat family streptogramin A O-acetyltransferase, with protein MAPDKTKLFPNENIRTVCYIQNLPPRSNVDIGDYTYYSDNTNPPEQFYDRIQHHYDFIGDRLVIGKFCAIAEGVTFIMNGANHRMEGMTTYPFNIFGGGWERVTPTLEQLPYKGDTVLGNDVWLGQNVTIMPGITIGDGAIVASNSTVVKDIEPYTIVGGNPAKTVKKRFDEATIALLLELKWWDQDEEWLDAHLECLVSTYDLQILRELLNSK; from the coding sequence ATGGCTCCTGATAAAACAAAACTTTTCCCCAATGAGAATATCCGCACCGTATGTTACATTCAAAACCTGCCACCACGTTCCAACGTGGACATTGGTGATTATACGTATTATAGCGATAACACCAATCCGCCAGAGCAATTCTATGATCGGATACAACATCATTATGACTTTATTGGTGATCGCCTGGTTATTGGCAAGTTCTGTGCAATTGCGGAAGGTGTGACATTCATTATGAATGGCGCTAATCATCGGATGGAGGGCATGACGACGTATCCGTTCAACATTTTTGGTGGAGGATGGGAGCGTGTGACACCTACACTGGAACAACTTCCATATAAGGGTGACACGGTACTGGGGAACGATGTATGGCTTGGACAAAATGTAACGATCATGCCTGGTATCACGATTGGAGACGGGGCAATCGTTGCCTCCAATTCAACCGTTGTTAAGGACATTGAACCCTATACGATTGTTGGTGGTAATCCAGCCAAGACTGTTAAAAAGCGTTTTGACGAAGCGACGATTGCACTGCTGCTGGAATTGAAGTGGTGGGATCAGGATGAGGAATGGCTGGATGCGCATTTGGAATGTCTTGTCTCTACATATGATCTCCAGATCTTGCGCGAACTTTTGAACAGCAAATAG